Proteins found in one bacterium genomic segment:
- a CDS encoding Gfo/Idh/MocA family oxidoreductase — protein MADPGCAGRDGRRERTYGFAIVGGGVIAPFHAGSIAALPNARLRAVVDVVPDVAERRAAEWGCDAYTDLRAALDRSDIDIVSVCVPSGLHAAIGTQVAAAGKHVVVEKPVEISLEAADRLIGACRRHGVTLTVISQHRFDPGVRRLHEAVAAGRLGRLVHGDAIIKRYRTQAYYDSAGWRATWELDGGGALMNQGVHYVDLLQWLMGPVTRVVARCVTAAHTIPVEDVAVALLTFAGGALGVIEASTATYPGFAERLEITGTGGTVVTEDGEILVWALKDEQGETGPYGGKIRYQDAGHSPAAAAPNIAGHRAQLADLIDAIAAGRDPAISGDEARRPLEIILAVYESARTGREVTLPLA, from the coding sequence GCCGCGAACGCACGTACGGGTTTGCTATCGTGGGGGGCGGCGTCATCGCGCCGTTTCACGCCGGGAGCATCGCGGCGCTCCCCAACGCCAGGCTCCGGGCGGTCGTGGACGTCGTGCCCGACGTGGCGGAGCGGCGGGCCGCCGAGTGGGGCTGCGACGCCTACACGGACCTGCGCGCCGCCCTCGACCGGTCCGACATCGACATCGTCAGCGTCTGCGTCCCGAGCGGCCTCCACGCGGCGATCGGGACGCAGGTCGCCGCCGCGGGCAAGCACGTCGTCGTCGAGAAGCCGGTCGAGATCTCGCTCGAGGCCGCCGACCGGCTCATCGGCGCCTGCCGGCGGCACGGGGTGACGCTCACCGTCATCTCGCAGCACCGATTCGATCCCGGCGTCCGGCGCCTCCACGAGGCCGTGGCCGCGGGCCGTCTCGGCCGTCTTGTGCACGGCGACGCGATCATCAAGCGGTATCGCACGCAGGCGTACTACGACAGCGCGGGCTGGCGGGCGACCTGGGAACTGGACGGGGGCGGGGCCCTCATGAATCAGGGCGTCCACTACGTCGACCTCCTGCAGTGGCTTATGGGCCCGGTGACGCGCGTGGTCGCGCGGTGCGTAACGGCCGCCCATACGATCCCGGTCGAGGACGTGGCGGTGGCGCTGCTCACGTTTGCGGGAGGTGCCCTGGGCGTGATCGAGGCGAGCACCGCAACGTATCCCGGCTTTGCGGAGCGCCTCGAGATCACCGGCACCGGAGGGACCGTGGTGACCGAGGACGGAGAAATTCTCGTCTGGGCGCTTAAGGATGAGCAGGGGGAGACCGGACCCTACGGGGGAAAGATCCGTTACCAGGACGCGGGGCATTCGCCCGCGGCCGCGGCCCCGAACATCGCCGGCCATCGGGCGCAGCTCGCCGACCTGATCGACGCGATCGCGGCCGGCCGTGATCCCGCGATCAGCGGCGACGAGGCGCGCAGGCCGCTCGAAATTATCCTCGCGGTCTACGAATCAGCCCGCACCGGACGCGAGGTCACGCTGCCGCTTGCGTGA